A single region of the Salarchaeum japonicum genome encodes:
- a CDS encoding dipeptidase, which translates to MTIDGHTDVLLQCVDADDPVAALRARESGHLDLERARHAGLDAAFFAAFPPSPEMPDPVVDDDSYRYPFAPTPDFETARDSVHRMLSLLHRAAHELDGLHLVTAPGDLDRNGLGAIPHLEGAEAVRPDRSNLDFLYAAGLRSLGPVWSRPNEFGHGVPFQYPSTTDTGDGLTDAGRRLVRACDDRGILVDGAHMNAATLADTLAELDAPMAVTHTAAHAVSPHSRNLTDDQLRAVADEGGVIGLTFGASSYADQPDPDAGASVHDIAAHAAHIADAVGVEHVALGSDFDGARLVDELDDVTDLPVLADALRDAGFSETDLEKILGGNWERLLRRVL; encoded by the coding sequence ATGACGATAGACGGCCACACCGACGTGCTCCTGCAGTGCGTGGACGCCGACGACCCCGTCGCCGCGCTCCGCGCCCGCGAGAGCGGCCACCTCGACCTCGAACGCGCCCGCCACGCCGGCCTCGACGCCGCGTTCTTCGCGGCGTTCCCGCCGAGCCCCGAGATGCCCGACCCCGTCGTGGACGACGACTCGTATCGGTACCCGTTCGCGCCGACCCCCGACTTCGAGACCGCGCGCGACAGCGTCCACCGGATGCTCTCCCTCCTCCACCGCGCCGCCCACGAACTCGACGGCCTCCACCTCGTCACCGCCCCGGGCGACCTCGACCGGAACGGACTCGGCGCGATTCCTCATCTGGAGGGCGCGGAAGCGGTTCGGCCCGACCGCTCGAACCTCGACTTCCTCTACGCCGCCGGCCTCCGGTCGCTCGGCCCCGTCTGGAGCCGCCCGAACGAGTTCGGGCACGGCGTCCCCTTCCAGTACCCGAGCACCACCGACACCGGCGACGGTCTCACCGACGCGGGCCGCCGCCTCGTCCGCGCGTGCGACGACCGCGGCATCCTCGTGGACGGCGCGCACATGAACGCCGCGACCCTCGCGGACACCCTCGCCGAACTCGACGCGCCGATGGCGGTCACGCACACCGCCGCGCACGCCGTCAGCCCCCACTCGCGGAACCTCACGGACGACCAGCTCCGCGCCGTCGCCGACGAGGGCGGCGTTATCGGCTTGACGTTCGGCGCGAGCAGCTACGCCGACCAGCCCGACCCCGACGCGGGCGCGAGCGTCCACGACATCGCCGCGCACGCCGCCCACATCGCGGACGCCGTCGGCGTCGAACACGTCGCGCTCGGCTCCGACTTCGACGGCGCGCGCCTCGTGGACGAACTCGACGACGTGACAGACCTCCCGGTGCTCGCCGACGCGCTCCGCGACGCCGGCTTCAGCGAGACGGATCTGGAGAAGATACTGGGCGGGAACTGGGAGCGGTTACTCCGCCGCGTCCTGTAG
- a CDS encoding HAD family hydrolase: MADGYEFWLFDLDGTLVDVEWSYAREVFDDVGSRLGVEFSEREMEVLWHGLGGSRDAQLAAWGYDADAFWTALDAVEDPVARAEATYLHEDAAALADLNRPTGLVTHCAEFLAEPVLDHLDIADWFDTRLCCSPETGYKPSARPLELAMAELGVESDARGVYVGDGQSDVEAAANAGLDGVHVERHDPGVRGRCVLGDRRIERVDALLQDAAE; encoded by the coding sequence ATGGCGGACGGGTACGAGTTCTGGTTGTTCGACCTCGACGGGACGCTGGTGGACGTGGAGTGGTCGTACGCGCGAGAGGTCTTCGACGACGTGGGGAGTCGGCTCGGCGTCGAGTTCTCGGAGCGCGAGATGGAAGTCCTCTGGCACGGCCTCGGCGGGAGTCGGGACGCCCAGTTGGCGGCGTGGGGGTACGACGCGGACGCGTTCTGGACGGCGCTCGACGCCGTGGAAGACCCGGTGGCGCGCGCGGAGGCGACGTACTTGCACGAGGACGCGGCGGCGCTCGCCGACCTCAACCGACCGACCGGGCTGGTGACGCACTGCGCGGAGTTCCTCGCGGAGCCGGTGCTGGACCATCTCGACATCGCGGACTGGTTCGACACCCGGCTCTGCTGTTCGCCGGAGACGGGGTACAAGCCCAGCGCGCGGCCGCTCGAACTCGCGATGGCGGAGCTGGGCGTGGAGTCGGACGCGCGCGGCGTCTACGTCGGGGACGGGCAGAGCGACGTCGAGGCCGCGGCGAACGCTGGCCTGGACGGCGTGCACGTCGAGCGCCACGACCCCGGCGTTCGGGGGCGGTGCGTGCTCGGCGACCGGCGCATCGAGCGCGTGGACGCCCTCCTACAGGACGCGGCGGAGTAA
- the lwrS gene encoding LWR-salt protein, whose translation MDARYVFHVRFRLDPAKDVSVEPDEFETRLYRPADDPGESGWLFFRDNLWRGELSDRKHFRELTEDALDVPVLAVEYRGFETDDEYYEAFTDEIEADLDAFNAASVSEVVNKYFGSSVEKQ comes from the coding sequence ATGGACGCCCGCTACGTCTTCCACGTGCGATTCCGCCTTGACCCGGCGAAAGACGTGTCCGTGGAGCCGGACGAGTTCGAGACGCGGCTGTACCGGCCCGCGGACGATCCCGGCGAGTCGGGATGGCTGTTCTTCCGGGACAACCTCTGGCGGGGCGAGCTCAGCGATAGGAAGCACTTCCGGGAGCTCACGGAGGACGCGCTTGACGTGCCCGTGCTCGCCGTCGAGTACCGGGGGTTCGAGACGGACGACGAGTACTACGAGGCGTTCACGGACGAAATCGAGGCCGACCTCGACGCGTTCAACGCGGCGTCGGTGTCGGAGGTCGTGAACAAGTACTTCGGGAGCAGCGTGGAAAAGCAGTAG
- a CDS encoding 4a-hydroxytetrahydrobiopterin dehydratase, translated as MAELLDDDEVENRLPAGWTRDESEIVRVFEFDDYLAGVAFASEVGELAEEEFHHPELVIRYKEVEVRFTSHEEGGITGKDIELAEAVNALR; from the coding sequence ATGGCCGAGCTACTGGACGACGACGAGGTGGAGAACCGTCTGCCGGCGGGCTGGACGCGCGACGAGAGCGAAATCGTGCGCGTGTTCGAGTTCGACGACTACCTCGCGGGCGTCGCGTTCGCCTCTGAGGTCGGGGAGCTCGCGGAGGAGGAGTTCCACCACCCCGAACTCGTGATTCGGTACAAGGAGGTCGAAGTGCGCTTTACGAGCCACGAGGAGGGCGGTATCACGGGCAAGGACATCGAACTGGCGGAGGCCGTGAACGCGCTCCGATAG
- the hemA gene encoding glutamyl-tRNA reductase → MNENLGVIAGVRVSHDHATLDDIEAARLGSDADVVASLLDEPGVREAFAVQTCHRVEAYVVADDESTGDRALDAVFGDAPVVGMNHEASLRHLLRVAAGLESVVLGEDQIMGQLRDAFEAARDAGGVGPVLREAVTKALHVGERARNETTINEGVVSLGSAATRLADREAGLAGASALVVGAGEMGALAAKAFDASAAANLVVANRTVTHAEWVLEELETASAAVSLDALSEHVASADVVVTATGSDDPVVTKRTVQGAGETFLVDLGQPRDVAPAVSEVADVSVRDLDDIEAMTEATRDKRADAAREVERIVTEEFERLLAQYKRKRADEVIATMYESAERLKARELDTAFSKLDAEGELNDAQRETVEALADSLVSQILAAPTRSLRDAAEDDDWQTIATALELFDPDLDGSSPLADADPSAWAAAETEDD, encoded by the coding sequence GTGAACGAGAACTTGGGCGTCATCGCGGGCGTTCGCGTCTCGCACGACCACGCGACGCTGGACGACATCGAGGCCGCACGGCTGGGGAGCGACGCGGACGTGGTCGCGTCGTTGCTCGACGAGCCGGGCGTCCGGGAGGCGTTCGCCGTGCAGACCTGTCACCGCGTGGAGGCGTACGTGGTGGCGGACGACGAGTCCACGGGCGACCGCGCGCTCGACGCGGTGTTCGGTGACGCGCCCGTCGTCGGGATGAACCACGAGGCGAGCCTCCGCCACCTCCTCCGGGTCGCGGCGGGCCTCGAATCCGTGGTGCTCGGCGAAGACCAAATCATGGGCCAGCTCCGGGACGCGTTCGAGGCGGCGCGGGACGCGGGCGGCGTCGGCCCCGTCCTCCGGGAGGCCGTGACGAAGGCGTTGCACGTCGGGGAGCGCGCGCGAAACGAGACCACCATCAACGAGGGCGTCGTGAGCCTCGGGAGCGCGGCGACACGGCTCGCCGACCGCGAGGCCGGGCTGGCGGGCGCGAGCGCGCTCGTCGTCGGCGCTGGCGAGATGGGCGCGCTCGCCGCGAAGGCGTTCGACGCGAGCGCCGCGGCGAACCTCGTCGTCGCGAACCGCACCGTCACGCACGCGGAGTGGGTGCTCGAAGAGCTGGAGACGGCGAGCGCGGCGGTGAGCCTGGACGCGCTCTCGGAGCACGTCGCGTCCGCGGACGTGGTCGTCACCGCGACGGGGAGCGACGACCCCGTGGTGACGAAGCGAACCGTGCAGGGCGCGGGCGAGACGTTCCTCGTCGACCTCGGACAGCCGCGGGACGTCGCGCCCGCCGTCTCGGAGGTCGCGGACGTGTCGGTGCGCGACCTCGACGACATCGAGGCGATGACGGAGGCGACGCGCGACAAGCGCGCTGACGCGGCGCGCGAGGTCGAACGCATCGTCACCGAGGAGTTCGAGCGGTTGCTCGCGCAGTACAAGCGAAAGCGCGCGGACGAGGTCATCGCGACGATGTACGAGAGCGCGGAGCGCCTGAAGGCGCGCGAACTCGACACCGCGTTCTCGAAGCTCGACGCGGAGGGCGAGCTGAACGACGCCCAGCGCGAGACTGTGGAGGCGCTCGCGGACTCCCTCGTCTCCCAGATTCTCGCCGCACCCACGCGGAGTCTGCGGGACGCGGCGGAGGACGACGACTGGCAGACCATCGCGACCGCGCTCGAACTGTTCGACCCCGACCTCGACGGCAGCAGTCCGCTCGCGGACGCAGACCCGAGCGCGTGGGCGGCCGCGGAGACCGAGGACGACTAG
- a CDS encoding precorrin-2 dehydrogenase/sirohydrochlorin ferrochelatase family protein produces the protein MALLAHDFTGETVLVFGGGRVGARKARGFAEEAAVVVVSPEFADAAFGDAALVRAAPGPDDVREWVARADPVLVVAATDSETVNDAAAAAARDHGALVNRADESGGRRAGSVTVPATVEDDPVTVAVSTGGASPALAKHLRERIGDELAGAGGMADLSGEVRAELKAAGVPPADRRRAVRRLVRAPSVWKALRTRGANPRQQAEVVLADELGEQYSP, from the coding sequence ATGGCGCTACTGGCGCACGACTTCACGGGCGAGACCGTGCTGGTGTTCGGCGGCGGGCGGGTGGGCGCGCGGAAGGCCCGCGGGTTCGCCGAGGAGGCCGCGGTGGTCGTGGTGAGTCCCGAGTTCGCGGACGCCGCGTTCGGCGACGCGGCCCTCGTTCGCGCGGCCCCCGGCCCGGACGACGTTCGGGAGTGGGTGGCGCGCGCCGACCCCGTGCTCGTCGTGGCGGCGACCGATTCCGAGACCGTGAACGACGCGGCCGCGGCGGCGGCGCGCGACCACGGCGCGCTCGTGAACCGCGCGGACGAGTCGGGGGGGCGGCGCGCGGGGAGCGTGACCGTGCCCGCGACCGTCGAGGACGACCCGGTGACGGTGGCGGTTTCGACGGGCGGGGCGAGTCCCGCGCTCGCGAAACACCTCCGGGAGCGCATCGGGGACGAGCTCGCGGGCGCGGGCGGGATGGCCGACCTCTCGGGCGAGGTGCGAGCGGAGCTGAAGGCCGCTGGCGTCCCGCCGGCTGACCGACGGAGGGCGGTGCGTCGGCTGGTGCGAGCGCCGTCGGTTTGGAAGGCTTTACGTACGCGTGGGGCGAATCCTCGCCAACAAGCCGAGGTCGTCCTCGCGGACGAACTCGGGGAGCAGTACTCACCGTGA
- the ahbB gene encoding siroheme decarboxylase subunit beta has translation MTETDLGDRERAVINAFQGGFPVVRHPFEPAAEALRGRGIDVDAAELVEVVRELDDEGVLTRFGALINAEEIGGQATLVAMHAPEDEYEAVAELVNDHREVAHNYEREHPYLNMWFVLSVADEDRVAEVLADIEAETGQETYNLPKQREFRVEAKFLVDGPIPEGDIDLSHLGPSPARTDRDALTPAERDLVLAIQDGLPVTETPYADVAEDIGQDAEWVVETLRRFNEEGKVRRVGVIPNHYALGYTENGMTVWDVPDDVVDEVGPAVAGLDFVTHCYERPRHEGVWPYNFFAMTHGRSEAESEERIEQVREVMSEYWDVSEDDWDTLFSTRILKKTGLRMAERADANTESESEA, from the coding sequence ATGACTGAGACGGACCTCGGCGACCGGGAGCGCGCGGTCATCAACGCGTTCCAGGGTGGGTTCCCGGTCGTCCGGCATCCGTTCGAACCGGCCGCGGAAGCGCTCCGCGGGCGGGGTATCGACGTGGACGCCGCGGAGCTCGTGGAGGTAGTTCGAGAGTTGGACGACGAGGGCGTTCTGACGCGGTTCGGCGCGCTCATCAACGCGGAGGAGATCGGCGGGCAGGCGACGCTGGTCGCGATGCACGCGCCCGAGGACGAGTACGAGGCCGTCGCGGAGTTGGTGAACGACCACCGGGAGGTCGCGCACAACTACGAGCGCGAACACCCCTACCTGAACATGTGGTTCGTGCTGTCCGTCGCGGACGAAGACCGCGTCGCGGAAGTACTTGCGGACATCGAGGCGGAGACCGGCCAGGAGACGTACAATCTGCCGAAACAGCGGGAGTTCCGGGTGGAGGCGAAGTTCCTCGTGGACGGCCCGATTCCGGAGGGCGACATCGACCTCTCGCACCTCGGGCCGAGTCCGGCGCGAACCGACCGGGACGCGTTGACGCCGGCGGAGCGCGACCTCGTGCTCGCGATTCAGGACGGCCTGCCCGTCACCGAGACGCCGTACGCGGACGTCGCCGAAGATATCGGGCAGGACGCGGAGTGGGTGGTGGAGACGCTCCGGCGGTTCAACGAGGAGGGGAAGGTCAGGCGCGTGGGCGTGATTCCGAACCACTACGCGCTCGGGTACACGGAGAACGGGATGACGGTCTGGGACGTGCCGGACGACGTGGTCGACGAGGTCGGGCCGGCGGTCGCGGGCCTCGATTTCGTGACGCACTGTTACGAGCGCCCGCGCCACGAGGGCGTGTGGCCGTACAACTTCTTCGCGATGACGCACGGCCGCAGCGAGGCGGAGAGCGAGGAGCGCATCGAGCAGGTGCGAGAGGTGATGAGCGAGTACTGGGACGTGAGCGAGGACGACTGGGACACGCTCTTTTCGACGCGGATTCTGAAGAAGACGGGGCTTCGGATGGCGGAGCGCGCGGACGCGAACACGGAGTCGGAATCGGAGGCGTAG
- a CDS encoding DUF5778 family protein has product MTETLNADLYRRAVELLKPGDIELHGAVVHTSLDGEEESMMHQLTLDAGDVISAHVTDEDTYVYSGNDSDEFGVNQHHGRTIDGDEFVWECQQLMREGTYDVVLYWEATDDHDAILDDLRGVANADEVVGVTEEEYFAEP; this is encoded by the coding sequence ATGACGGAGACGCTGAACGCGGATCTCTACCGGCGCGCGGTCGAACTCCTCAAGCCCGGCGACATCGAGTTGCACGGCGCGGTCGTGCACACGAGCCTGGACGGCGAGGAGGAGAGCATGATGCACCAGCTCACGCTCGACGCGGGCGACGTCATCTCCGCGCACGTCACGGACGAGGACACGTACGTGTACTCGGGGAACGACAGCGACGAGTTCGGCGTGAACCAGCATCACGGCCGCACCATCGACGGCGACGAGTTCGTCTGGGAGTGCCAGCAGTTGATGCGGGAGGGAACGTACGACGTGGTGTTGTACTGGGAGGCGACGGACGACCACGACGCCATCCTCGACGACCTGCGCGGGGTTGCGAACGCGGACGAGGTCGTGGGCGTGACGGAGGAGGAGTACTTCGCGGAGCCGTAA
- the uppS gene encoding polyprenyl diphosphate synthase produces the protein MRDWLRRRLRAGYERLLSREVDGAPEHVAVIQDGNRRYARERGGEATDGYQAGARTTEEMLDWCADLGVEELTLYAFSTENFERPEEQQEHLFDLLTEKLHEFADADRVHDRRVRVRAIGETDRLPPRVQHAIAYADRRTRGYDGFTLNVALAYGGRAELLGAARDIAHAVQSDDLTPDDVTVDEIQARLHPARVRDVDLIIRTGGDERTSNFLPWHANGSEAAVYFCAPYWPEFSKIDFLRGIRTYQAREKSWQRARLERALALVRAFGSAELDDARAIIDRLRTHTTIDLPDEEPAD, from the coding sequence ATGCGAGACTGGCTTCGCCGCCGACTCCGCGCGGGCTACGAGCGACTGCTCTCCCGCGAGGTGGACGGCGCGCCCGAACACGTCGCCGTCATCCAGGACGGCAACCGCCGGTACGCCCGCGAACGCGGCGGCGAAGCCACCGACGGCTACCAGGCCGGCGCGCGCACCACCGAGGAGATGCTGGACTGGTGCGCCGACCTCGGCGTCGAAGAACTCACCCTCTACGCGTTCTCCACGGAGAACTTCGAACGCCCCGAAGAACAACAGGAACACCTCTTCGACCTCCTCACCGAGAAACTCCACGAGTTCGCGGACGCCGACCGCGTCCACGACCGCCGCGTCCGCGTGCGCGCCATCGGCGAAACCGACCGCCTCCCCCCGCGCGTCCAGCACGCCATCGCGTACGCCGACCGCCGCACCCGCGGATACGACGGCTTCACGCTCAACGTCGCGCTCGCGTACGGCGGCCGCGCGGAACTCCTCGGTGCCGCCCGCGACATCGCCCACGCCGTCCAGTCCGACGACCTCACCCCCGACGACGTGACCGTGGACGAAATCCAGGCACGCCTCCACCCCGCCCGCGTCCGCGACGTCGACCTCATCATCCGCACCGGCGGCGACGAACGCACCTCCAACTTCCTCCCCTGGCACGCCAACGGCAGTGAAGCCGCCGTCTACTTCTGCGCGCCCTACTGGCCCGAATTCTCCAAAATCGACTTCCTCCGCGGCATCCGCACCTACCAGGCCCGCGAGAAATCCTGGCAACGCGCCCGCCTCGAACGCGCCCTCGCCCTCGTCCGCGCGTTCGGCAGCGCCGAACTCGACGACGCCCGCGCCATCATCGACCGCCTCCGCACCCACACCACCATCGACCTCCCCGACGAAGAACCCGCGGACTAA
- a CDS encoding undecaprenyl diphosphate synthase family protein has protein sequence MGVYDHYLALRVRRDDAPTPDHVALVITERDLLEQGAYDTLSDAFDWAFDYGAQRVTVYVSVLDEAAVPTLERELAAIDAPREVAVRGPGDTERADTPIQISVGLGGKHEFADAVQSIAESVESGDLSPDDVDESEIESRLVFPDEPDLVVKTGAERLSDFMIWQSVYAELYFTDVNWRDFRKRDYLRAIRDYQNRQRRFGR, from the coding sequence GTGGGCGTCTACGACCACTACCTCGCGCTCCGCGTGCGCCGCGACGACGCGCCGACTCCCGACCACGTCGCGCTCGTCATCACCGAACGCGACCTCCTCGAACAGGGCGCGTACGACACGCTCAGCGACGCCTTCGACTGGGCGTTCGACTACGGCGCACAGCGCGTCACCGTGTACGTGAGCGTGCTCGACGAGGCCGCCGTCCCGACGCTCGAACGCGAACTCGCCGCCATCGACGCACCCCGCGAGGTCGCCGTCCGCGGCCCCGGCGACACCGAACGCGCCGACACACCCATCCAGATTTCCGTCGGCCTCGGCGGGAAGCACGAGTTCGCGGACGCCGTCCAGTCCATCGCCGAATCCGTCGAATCCGGCGACCTCAGCCCGGACGACGTGGACGAATCCGAAATCGAATCCCGCCTCGTCTTCCCCGACGAACCCGACCTCGTCGTCAAAACCGGCGCGGAACGCCTCAGCGACTTCATGATATGGCAGTCCGTCTACGCCGAACTCTACTTCACCGACGTGAACTGGCGGGACTTCCGGAAGCGCGACTACCTCCGCGCCATCAGGGATTACCAGAACCGCCAGCGGAGATTCGGTCGCTAG
- a CDS encoding DUF92 domain-containing protein, with translation MTLPLRRAAAYALCSLLALTAPFLGRFAAAPFVVVAAAAYVVRDGPVFRLFAFPWDEHAERLRTLVGFASASAGLAVLLPAVDLPVVVYVATVLALAFGDLGYRAVLDYRESRVYATAGFAVLGTLAAFLGQLAVVEAGATAAAPPTYAFFATTAALLAALLRAVFTERDSPLLLAVIALLLWLFWAVADPVSWTRIAVALALTVGFGALSYVVGSTSIPGLLTGVFLGLLAVVLGGYGWFAVLITFFGVGSLATKYRYDEKKNRGVAEENEGARGSGNVLGNSAAALVALLLFASADHLPWGAHVFLYAYLGSVATALADTLSSEIGGLYGPPRLLTTLEPVEPGTDGGVTWQGELAGVAGALLIALIALAAFSLPALGVALVVAGGLVGMTVDSLVGATLEGGLFGNQSVNFTATASGGVAAALLAVALL, from the coding sequence GTGACTCTCCCGCTCCGGCGGGCGGCGGCGTACGCGCTCTGTAGTCTCCTCGCGCTCACCGCCCCCTTCCTCGGCCGGTTCGCCGCCGCGCCGTTCGTCGTGGTGGCGGCCGCGGCCTACGTCGTCCGGGACGGCCCCGTCTTCCGACTGTTCGCGTTCCCGTGGGACGAACACGCGGAACGCTTGCGGACGCTCGTCGGGTTCGCGAGCGCGAGCGCCGGCCTCGCCGTCCTCCTGCCCGCCGTCGACCTGCCGGTCGTCGTGTACGTCGCGACCGTGCTCGCGCTGGCGTTCGGCGACCTCGGCTACCGCGCCGTCCTCGACTACCGGGAGTCCCGCGTGTACGCGACCGCGGGGTTCGCGGTGCTCGGCACGCTCGCCGCCTTCCTCGGCCAGCTCGCCGTCGTCGAGGCGGGCGCGACCGCCGCCGCACCGCCGACGTATGCCTTCTTCGCCACCACCGCCGCGTTGCTCGCCGCGCTCCTCCGCGCCGTCTTCACCGAACGCGACTCCCCGCTCCTCCTCGCCGTCATCGCCCTCCTCCTCTGGCTGTTCTGGGCGGTCGCCGACCCCGTCTCGTGGACGCGCATCGCCGTCGCGCTCGCGCTCACCGTCGGGTTCGGCGCGCTCTCCTACGTCGTCGGCTCCACGTCCATCCCCGGCCTCCTCACCGGCGTCTTCCTCGGATTGCTCGCCGTCGTCCTCGGCGGCTACGGCTGGTTCGCCGTCCTCATCACGTTCTTCGGCGTCGGCAGTCTCGCCACCAAGTACCGCTACGACGAGAAGAAGAACCGGGGGGTCGCCGAGGAGAACGAGGGCGCGCGCGGGAGCGGGAACGTCCTCGGGAACTCCGCCGCCGCGCTCGTCGCGCTCCTCCTGTTCGCGTCCGCCGACCACCTCCCCTGGGGCGCGCACGTCTTCCTCTACGCCTACCTCGGTAGCGTCGCCACCGCGCTCGCCGACACGCTGTCGAGCGAAATCGGCGGTCTCTACGGGCCGCCCCGCCTCCTCACCACGCTCGAACCCGTCGAACCCGGAACCGACGGCGGCGTCACCTGGCAGGGCGAACTCGCCGGCGTCGCGGGCGCACTCCTCATCGCGCTCATCGCGCTCGCCGCCTTCTCCCTTCCCGCGCTCGGCGTCGCGCTCGTCGTCGCCGGCGGCCTCGTCGGCATGACCGTGGACAGCCTCGTCGGCGCGACCCTCGAAGGCGGCCTGTTCGGAAACCAGTCCGTGAACTTCACCGCCACGGCGTCCGGCGGCGTCGCCGCCGCCCTCCTCGCCGTCGCACTCCTCTAA
- the dnaG gene encoding DNA primase DnaG codes for MEDTSKYLIHAEFTADGVIERSDVVGAAFGQTEGLLGDGLDIPDLQNSSKLGRIDVNVEHTEGRSTGTITIASSMDRVETAVLAAALEAVERIGPCRASVRVSDIEDVRAAKRREVKERAKELLATAFDDGVLDSDELLNEVRESAKEADITEYEGLPAGPHVASSDAVVVVEGRADVKRLLRYGVKNAIAVEGTNVPDAVADLTRERTTTVFLDGDRGGDLIRRELEQVGDIDYVARAPDGESVEDLAREQVDAALRNKTPYASADAPTAVTDGSTETVPAPDEPQTDAPAEPAIDAVAGARDAAEADANVADAASVVEEPTERDGESVAGDDADDDSAESGSVEPASLAELASEVAGSGEAYFFDGERAELAAVAADEAFDALVDADPVPALVVLDGAVTQRVLDVAAQRGVGRVVGTDHGDYVKQPAAVRVHTISELE; via the coding sequence ATGGAAGACACCTCGAAATACCTCATCCACGCCGAGTTCACCGCCGACGGCGTCATCGAACGTAGCGACGTGGTCGGCGCGGCCTTCGGACAGACCGAGGGCCTGCTGGGGGACGGCCTCGACATCCCCGACCTCCAAAATTCGTCGAAACTCGGCCGCATCGACGTGAACGTCGAGCACACCGAGGGTCGCTCCACCGGCACAATCACCATCGCGTCCAGCATGGATCGCGTCGAGACCGCCGTGCTCGCCGCCGCGCTGGAGGCGGTCGAACGCATTGGGCCCTGCCGGGCGAGCGTGCGCGTGAGCGACATCGAGGACGTGCGCGCGGCGAAACGCCGAGAGGTGAAAGAACGCGCGAAGGAACTGCTCGCGACCGCGTTCGACGACGGCGTGCTCGACAGCGACGAACTCCTGAACGAGGTTCGGGAGTCCGCAAAGGAAGCCGACATCACGGAGTACGAGGGCTTGCCGGCGGGCCCGCACGTCGCGTCCTCGGACGCGGTCGTCGTCGTGGAGGGGCGCGCGGACGTGAAGCGCCTCCTCCGGTACGGCGTGAAGAACGCTATCGCGGTCGAGGGCACGAACGTCCCGGACGCGGTGGCCGACCTCACCCGGGAGCGCACGACGACCGTCTTCCTGGACGGCGACCGCGGCGGCGACCTCATCCGCCGCGAACTCGAACAAGTCGGGGACATCGACTACGTCGCCCGCGCGCCCGACGGCGAGTCCGTCGAGGACCTCGCGCGCGAGCAGGTGGACGCCGCGCTCCGGAACAAGACGCCGTACGCGAGCGCCGACGCCCCCACCGCGGTGACCGACGGCAGCACCGAAACCGTCCCCGCGCCAGACGAACCGCAGACCGACGCGCCCGCCGAACCCGCGATAGACGCCGTCGCGGGCGCGCGCGACGCGGCGGAAGCGGACGCGAACGTCGCGGACGCGGCCAGCGTCGTCGAGGAACCCACAGAGAGAGACGGCGAATCGGTGGCGGGCGACGATGCGGACGACGACTCGGCGGAGTCGGGGTCGGTCGAGCCGGCGTCGCTCGCGGAGCTCGCGAGCGAGGTCGCGGGGTCGGGGGAGGCGTACTTCTTCGACGGCGAGCGCGCGGAACTCGCGGCGGTCGCGGCGGACGAGGCGTTCGACGCGCTCGTGGACGCCGACCCGGTGCCGGCATTGGTCGTGTTGGACGGCGCGGTGACCCAGCGCGTGCTGGACGTGGCGGCCCAACGCGGCGTCGGCCGGGTCGTCGGGACGGACCACGGCGACTACGTGAAACAGCCGGCGGCCGTGCGCGTGCACACGATTTCTGAACTGGAGTGA